The following coding sequences are from one Fimbriimonadaceae bacterium window:
- a CDS encoding DUF393 domain-containing protein: MSTRHWMIWDGECGLCSATAAAIRRRDPGRKLQIVTYQNCPRPPMDDQLYEGCKTAIYVVTADGRRLRGADGVFFALRETGSRWVVPFMSPPLVWVARLVYGLVARNRGWLSKTFFGGVACGLDNRYPEVDP; the protein is encoded by the coding sequence ATGAGCACGCGGCACTGGATGATATGGGACGGAGAATGCGGCCTGTGCTCGGCGACGGCGGCGGCGATCAGACGCCGAGATCCGGGCCGTAAGCTCCAGATCGTGACCTACCAGAACTGCCCGCGCCCGCCGATGGACGACCAACTGTACGAGGGTTGCAAGACCGCCATCTATGTCGTCACCGCCGACGGCCGGCGGCTCCGTGGTGCCGACGGAGTGTTCTTCGCGCTCCGGGAGACTGGGTCGCGCTGGGTCGTCCCGTTCATGTCCCCGCCCCTCGTCTGGGTGGCCCGGCTCGTCTATGGTTTGGTGGCGCGAAACCGAGGCTGGCTGTCCAAGACGTTCTTTGGCGGAGTCGCCTGCGGCCTTGACAACCGCTACCCCGAAGTCGACCCTTAG
- a CDS encoding LamB/YcsF family protein has product MRHADINVDIAEGFSWDHDLLQVATSANVCCGAHAGSPGLTRKTIDLCQAQRVRVGLHPGYPDREGMGRRSFASLATALEDWTHALDDQVFPWAPEAAYIKPHGAFYHDVLGDPALADVLTDLLRRTGLPLMGMAGTGHEEIAARAGVALVREGFADRLYRNDGTLVPRTEPGAVHSDPVEMGRQAVGLVGRVDSICVHGDTPGCVEAARAVRQALTQAGFEVGT; this is encoded by the coding sequence GTGAGGCACGCCGACATCAACGTCGACATCGCCGAAGGGTTCTCGTGGGACCATGACCTGTTGCAGGTCGCGACCAGCGCCAACGTGTGCTGCGGTGCCCACGCCGGGTCTCCTGGGCTGACCCGAAAGACGATCGACCTGTGTCAGGCCCAGCGGGTAAGGGTGGGCTTGCACCCGGGCTACCCCGACCGGGAGGGCATGGGGCGTCGGTCGTTTGCCAGCCTTGCGACGGCGTTGGAGGACTGGACTCATGCTCTGGACGACCAAGTGTTTCCGTGGGCCCCCGAGGCCGCCTACATCAAGCCGCACGGCGCTTTCTATCACGACGTCCTCGGCGACCCGGCGCTTGCCGACGTCCTGACCGACCTCCTCCGCCGCACCGGCCTGCCCCTGATGGGCATGGCAGGCACTGGGCACGAGGAGATCGCGGCCCGGGCCGGTGTCGCCCTTGTGCGTGAAGGGTTTGCTGACCGGCTCTACCGCAATGACGGAACCCTGGTGCCGCGGACAGAGCCCGGTGCGGTCCATAGCGACCCGGTTGAGATGGGACGCCAGGCCGTCGGTCTGGTGGGCCGGGTCGATTCAATTTGTGTGCACGGCGACACGCCGGGTTGCGTCGAGGCCGCCCGGGCGGTGAGGCAAGCCTTGACGCAGGCGGGATTCGAGGTGGGGACATGA
- a CDS encoding allophanate hydrolase subunit 1: protein MTLQPLGEAAFLVRGLTGATAATWARLVRSWRVPGVLEVVPAHDALGVYVDPDGFDPAKFLTRFQKSTPSEAPAGVRHTVPVCYRMGEDLPSLCEALGLETGEFVALHTGRPYECFAVGFCPGFPYLGPLDARLAGMARRDSPRPRVEPGTVAVVGDQTGVYTLPRPGGWHLVGRTPLTLVDMADGYFPIQAGDEVIFVAIDEDEFGYLQGERL, encoded by the coding sequence ATGACCTTGCAGCCGTTGGGTGAGGCGGCTTTCCTGGTCCGCGGTCTGACCGGTGCGACCGCGGCGACTTGGGCACGCCTCGTGAGGTCTTGGCGCGTGCCGGGCGTCCTGGAAGTCGTCCCCGCTCACGACGCCCTGGGCGTCTATGTCGACCCCGACGGGTTCGACCCGGCGAAGTTTCTCACCCGGTTCCAGAAGTCGACCCCGTCCGAAGCGCCGGCCGGTGTGCGTCACACTGTGCCGGTCTGCTACCGCATGGGTGAAGACTTGCCCTCGCTTTGCGAGGCCCTGGGCCTCGAGACCGGTGAGTTTGTCGCCCTGCACACGGGGCGGCCCTACGAGTGTTTCGCGGTGGGATTCTGCCCTGGGTTTCCCTACTTGGGGCCCCTGGACGCCCGACTGGCCGGAATGGCCCGCCGCGACAGCCCACGGCCACGGGTGGAGCCCGGGACAGTGGCCGTCGTCGGCGACCAGACCGGCGTCTACACGCTTCCGCGGCCCGGCGGTTGGCACCTGGTCGGCCGGACCCCGCTGACGTTGGTCGACATGGCCGACGGATATTTCCCGATCCAGGCGGGTGACGAGGTCATCTTCGTCGCCATAGACGAGGATGAGTTCGGGTACCTCCAGGGGGAGCGGCTGTGA
- the dut gene encoding dUTP diphosphatase: MSSSRVTVPFVLGEGASLPAYATDGSAGMDLRSSVAVELAPMERKLVPTGLRLAIPPGHEGQVRPRSGLALRLGLSMVNTPGTIDSDYRGEVAVILINLGQEPVKLEAGERIAQLVVCPVARVEPTVVDSLDETGRGGGGFGSTGTR, encoded by the coding sequence ATGTCGTCCTCCCGCGTCACCGTCCCGTTTGTCCTTGGCGAGGGTGCTTCGCTCCCCGCCTATGCCACCGACGGTTCGGCGGGAATGGACCTGCGGAGTTCGGTCGCCGTCGAACTCGCGCCGATGGAGCGCAAACTCGTGCCCACCGGACTGCGCCTCGCCATTCCGCCCGGCCACGAAGGTCAAGTCCGGCCCCGCAGCGGCCTTGCCCTGCGCCTCGGCCTGAGCATGGTGAACACGCCGGGCACCATCGACAGCGACTATCGGGGCGAAGTGGCCGTGATCCTCATCAACCTGGGGCAAGAACCGGTCAAACTAGAGGCGGGAGAACGAATCGCCCAATTGGTCGTCTGCCCCGTCGCCCGGGTGGAGCCGACGGTGGTGGACTCCCTGGACGAGACCGGTCGCGGTGGAGGTGGATTTGGCAGCACAGGAACACGATGA
- a CDS encoding tetratricopeptide repeat protein, which produces MAAQEHDDRQPCPKCLALVAAGATYCPECGASLQEGTEGSDEAVYRELTQANLARTRNKPDEGIEICLGVLRRYPNNASAHVLLGDIYSDTGDLVKAAEWYEMAIDLAPDSMPAKEKLERVRDQLVSKEAAATARQLGIPQHQSHVVLYIASVATLIVLVGVASFMIGSQFTADKDEPPQRVNSPVVISGQRPAVQADNIMLPGERAILRAVKKNSKIADRIVSVSEDPREPSLTVTVKGQKDVPVELDAAAAVRDVFEAVPYRRVTVRVVVGDQIVMVADVTQDAYAAAKPLITGDDLAPFAAQVFPTPWTPSAPVTPKLGPAVGQ; this is translated from the coding sequence TTGGCAGCACAGGAACACGATGACCGCCAGCCCTGCCCCAAGTGCCTCGCTTTGGTGGCCGCCGGAGCGACCTACTGCCCCGAGTGCGGCGCTTCGCTCCAGGAAGGCACGGAGGGGAGTGACGAGGCCGTCTACCGGGAGTTGACCCAGGCCAACCTGGCCCGGACGCGCAACAAGCCCGACGAAGGCATCGAGATCTGTCTCGGCGTCCTCCGGCGCTACCCCAACAACGCCTCGGCCCACGTCCTGCTCGGTGACATCTACTCCGACACGGGAGACTTGGTCAAGGCGGCCGAGTGGTACGAGATGGCGATCGACCTCGCCCCGGACTCCATGCCCGCCAAAGAAAAACTGGAGCGCGTGCGCGACCAGTTGGTCAGCAAAGAGGCCGCCGCCACCGCGCGCCAACTGGGAATCCCCCAGCACCAGTCCCACGTCGTCCTCTACATCGCCAGCGTCGCCACCCTCATCGTCCTCGTCGGCGTGGCGTCGTTCATGATCGGCAGCCAGTTCACCGCCGACAAAGACGAGCCCCCGCAGCGGGTCAACTCCCCCGTCGTGATCTCAGGTCAGCGGCCCGCAGTCCAAGCCGACAACATCATGTTGCCAGGAGAAAGGGCCATCCTCCGGGCCGTCAAAAAGAACTCGAAGATCGCCGACCGGATCGTCTCCGTCTCCGAGGACCCGCGTGAACCCAGCCTGACCGTCACGGTCAAAGGACAAAAGGACGTGCCGGTGGAGTTAGACGCGGCGGCGGCCGTCCGCGACGTGTTCGAGGCGGTCCCCTACCGCCGGGTCACCGTCCGCGTCGTCGTCGGTGACCAGATCGTGATGGTCGCCGACGTGACCCAAGACGCCTACGCGGCGGCCAAGCCCCTGATCACGGGAGACGACCTGGCCCCCTTTGCCGCCCAGGTGTTCCCAACCCCGTGGACACCGTCCGCGCCGGTCACGCCCAAATTAGGTCCGGCCGTAGGACAATAG
- a CDS encoding adenylosuccinate synthase, with translation MATLVIVGSQWGDEAKGKIVDVLGSEAEVVVRYSGGNNAGHTVITGGKTFKFQLLPAGILHVGTLSVLGGGMAVCPKGLLDELQRTKALQPELGELWISPAAHVVFPYHRALDALEEKARGDNKIGTTSRGIGPCYTDKVQRMGVRMGDFVQPDKFREKLATVVEFKNNLMMLLGGEPMDFEALHEEYAGYADQIRPMVRDTDHVVQQAVRDGKRVLFEGAQGTFLDLDHGTYPYVTSSHPTAGGACLGTGVGPRSIDNVLGVCKAYSTRVGSGPFPTELHDEVGEQIRRQGHEFGTVTGRPRRCGWLDLVALGHSSRINSMSGLVLTRLDVMAGVGPIKVATAYTCDGVTIGHVPSTPEDWEAATPVYETLPGWDEDIRGARSWDDLPANVQAYVRFVEKATDTPAAILSVGPDRSETIVLRPDLIWA, from the coding sequence ATGGCGACATTGGTCATCGTCGGCTCGCAATGGGGCGACGAAGCGAAAGGGAAGATCGTCGACGTCCTCGGCAGCGAGGCCGAGGTGGTCGTCCGCTACAGCGGCGGCAACAACGCGGGGCACACCGTCATCACCGGTGGCAAGACGTTCAAGTTCCAGCTCTTGCCCGCGGGCATCCTCCATGTCGGGACGCTGAGCGTGCTGGGCGGCGGCATGGCCGTCTGCCCCAAGGGCCTGCTTGATGAGCTCCAGCGCACCAAGGCACTCCAGCCGGAGCTCGGTGAGTTGTGGATCAGCCCGGCGGCCCACGTCGTCTTCCCCTATCACCGCGCCCTCGACGCCCTGGAAGAGAAGGCGCGGGGCGACAACAAGATCGGCACGACGAGCCGCGGCATCGGGCCGTGCTACACCGACAAAGTCCAGCGCATGGGTGTCCGCATGGGCGATTTCGTCCAACCCGACAAGTTCCGCGAGAAACTGGCGACGGTCGTCGAGTTCAAGAACAACCTCATGATGCTCCTCGGCGGAGAGCCGATGGACTTTGAGGCGCTGCACGAGGAGTACGCCGGCTACGCCGACCAGATCCGGCCGATGGTGCGCGACACCGACCACGTGGTCCAGCAGGCCGTGCGAGACGGCAAAAGGGTGCTCTTCGAGGGGGCCCAAGGCACGTTCCTCGACCTCGACCACGGCACCTACCCGTATGTGACCAGCTCTCACCCGACGGCGGGCGGCGCGTGCCTTGGCACCGGTGTCGGCCCGCGGTCCATCGACAATGTCCTTGGGGTCTGCAAGGCCTACTCGACCCGGGTCGGCAGCGGCCCGTTCCCGACCGAACTTCACGACGAGGTGGGCGAACAGATCCGACGCCAAGGCCATGAGTTCGGCACAGTGACCGGCCGGCCGCGCCGGTGCGGTTGGCTCGACCTTGTCGCCCTGGGCCACTCCAGCCGCATCAATTCGATGAGCGGCCTGGTCCTCACCCGCCTCGACGTGATGGCCGGGGTCGGCCCGATCAAGGTCGCTACCGCCTACACGTGCGACGGCGTGACGATCGGCCATGTCCCCTCGACCCCCGAAGACTGGGAGGCGGCGACACCGGTTTACGAGACGTTGCCGGGGTGGGACGAGGACATCCGGGGAGCCCGGTCTTGGGACGACCTCCCCGCGAACGTCCAGGCCTACGTCCGCTTTGTCGAAAAGGCCACCGACACCCCGGCGGCGATCTTGAGCGTCGGCCCCGACCGTTCGGAGACTATTGTCCTACGGCCGGACCTAATTTGGGCGTGA
- a CDS encoding beta-N-acetylhexosaminidase, producing MFAIVPLPTSLTPADGHFTLDAKTAFHASGDAAPVARLIAESLRAPTGLTLRVTANRASKSVTFSLKDDKELGDEGYRLKVRPDGVQVTAQTAAGLFYGGQTLRQLLPPAAFGKAKASGVKWEMPSVDIVDVPRFRWRGLMLDVARHFMPKEELYKFVDLLAMHKMNSLHLHLVDDQGWRIEIKRYPKLTEIGAWRKQTVIGRNSGKYDGKRHGGFYTQKELKDLVKYAAARHINIVPEIEMPGHAQAAIAAYPELGNLKERLEVMETWGVNPNVFNVEESTVKFLQNVLDEVMQVFPSKFIHVGGDECPKDQWKASPRVQELIKQRGTKDEHGMQSWFITQMDHYLTGKGRRLLGWDEILEGGLAPGATVMSWRGMEGGITAAKEGHDVVMAPTQFTYLDYYQAKPVEKEPFGIGGYLPLEKVYSFDPVPATFTPAQAKHVLGAQGQLWAEYIATPEHLEYMAFPRACALAEVVWTPTAKKDYKGFTVRLAEHLQRLSAAGVEFRKLD from the coding sequence ATGTTCGCCATCGTCCCATTGCCGACGAGCCTGACCCCTGCCGACGGCCACTTCACCCTCGATGCCAAGACGGCGTTCCACGCTTCGGGCGACGCCGCCCCGGTGGCCCGCCTCATCGCGGAGTCGCTGCGAGCCCCGACGGGACTGACCTTGCGGGTCACCGCCAACCGGGCAAGCAAGTCGGTGACGTTCTCGCTGAAAGACGACAAGGAACTCGGCGACGAAGGGTATCGCCTGAAAGTCCGGCCTGACGGCGTGCAAGTCACCGCCCAGACTGCCGCCGGGCTCTTCTACGGTGGCCAGACATTGCGTCAGTTGCTGCCTCCCGCCGCTTTCGGTAAGGCCAAGGCCAGCGGGGTCAAGTGGGAGATGCCGTCGGTCGACATCGTCGACGTCCCCCGCTTCCGGTGGCGCGGCCTCATGCTCGACGTGGCCCGTCACTTCATGCCCAAGGAAGAACTGTACAAGTTTGTCGATCTGCTGGCTATGCATAAGATGAACAGCCTGCACCTGCACTTAGTTGATGACCAGGGCTGGCGGATTGAGATCAAGCGCTACCCCAAGCTGACCGAAATCGGTGCCTGGCGCAAGCAGACCGTGATCGGCAGGAATTCGGGCAAGTACGACGGCAAACGCCACGGCGGCTTCTACACCCAGAAGGAACTGAAGGACCTCGTCAAGTACGCGGCGGCCCGCCACATCAACATCGTCCCCGAGATCGAGATGCCGGGCCACGCCCAGGCGGCCATCGCCGCCTATCCCGAGTTGGGCAACCTGAAGGAGCGGCTTGAAGTCATGGAGACATGGGGGGTCAACCCCAATGTCTTCAACGTCGAGGAGTCGACCGTCAAGTTCCTCCAAAACGTCCTGGACGAGGTCATGCAGGTCTTTCCGAGCAAGTTCATCCACGTCGGCGGCGACGAATGCCCGAAGGACCAATGGAAGGCCAGTCCACGGGTGCAGGAGTTGATCAAGCAGCGCGGCACCAAGGACGAACACGGCATGCAGAGTTGGTTCATCACCCAGATGGACCATTACCTGACGGGCAAGGGGCGTCGGCTCCTGGGTTGGGACGAGATCCTGGAGGGCGGTCTGGCCCCGGGTGCGACGGTGATGAGTTGGCGCGGCATGGAAGGAGGGATCACTGCCGCGAAGGAAGGTCACGACGTGGTCATGGCTCCGACCCAGTTCACTTACCTGGACTACTACCAGGCCAAGCCGGTTGAAAAGGAACCCTTCGGTATCGGCGGATACCTGCCCTTGGAGAAGGTGTACAGCTTCGACCCGGTCCCCGCGACGTTCACTCCGGCCCAGGCGAAACACGTCCTGGGGGCGCAGGGACAGCTTTGGGCCGAGTACATCGCCACCCCCGAGCATCTGGAATACATGGCCTTCCCGCGGGCGTGCGCCCTCGCCGAAGTGGTGTGGACCCCCACGGCCAAGAAGGACTACAAGGGTTTCACCGTGCGCCTGGCCGAGCACCTGCAACGGCTCAGCGCGGCGGGTGTGGAGTTCAGGAAGCTCGACTGA
- a CDS encoding substrate-binding domain-containing protein: MKRILGFALGATLLLAGCTPPPSETKSNPSSDATTVAAKDVTIGFIVKSMSDTWFPVEIAFAKKEADKLGCKLLSQEAKTGESVLATIDSMAAQGAKGIIICSPETQLGPAIEAKCKEKGLKLMSVDDQLVNEGKPMTDIPHLGISAEKIGNLVGTTIADEAKKRGWNMAEVGAIAVLKEDLETARQRVNGAKAELLKAGLPEANFFVAPWLGAVDIGSANDAANIVLTQHGQIKKWVCLSSNDDGMMGAVRAIESHKIPAADIIGVGINGGPPIKEEFDSGKASGVFGSILLSPSQHGGKTVELMFDWLTKGTVPPPVTLTSGTAITRDNYKEAMAKESS; the protein is encoded by the coding sequence ATGAAGCGCATTCTCGGCTTCGCCCTCGGGGCCACGCTCCTGCTGGCAGGATGCACCCCGCCACCCAGTGAGACCAAGAGCAACCCGTCGTCCGACGCGACGACCGTGGCCGCCAAGGACGTCACGATCGGGTTCATTGTCAAGTCCATGTCCGACACCTGGTTCCCGGTGGAGATCGCCTTTGCCAAGAAGGAGGCCGACAAGCTGGGTTGCAAACTGCTCAGTCAGGAAGCCAAGACGGGCGAGTCGGTGCTCGCGACAATCGACTCGATGGCCGCGCAAGGCGCCAAGGGCATCATCATCTGCTCCCCCGAGACCCAACTCGGCCCCGCCATCGAGGCCAAGTGCAAAGAGAAGGGTCTCAAGCTCATGTCCGTCGACGACCAACTGGTCAACGAGGGCAAGCCGATGACGGACATCCCCCACCTCGGCATCAGCGCCGAGAAGATCGGCAACCTGGTCGGCACCACGATCGCCGACGAGGCCAAGAAGCGGGGATGGAACATGGCCGAGGTCGGTGCCATCGCTGTCCTGAAGGAAGACCTCGAGACGGCGCGCCAACGCGTGAACGGTGCCAAGGCCGAACTGCTGAAGGCGGGCCTGCCTGAAGCTAACTTCTTTGTCGCCCCCTGGCTCGGCGCCGTCGACATCGGCTCGGCCAACGACGCGGCAAACATCGTGCTCACCCAGCACGGCCAGATCAAGAAGTGGGTCTGCCTGAGCAGCAACGACGACGGGATGATGGGAGCCGTCCGCGCCATCGAAAGCCATAAGATCCCCGCCGCCGACATTATCGGCGTCGGTATCAACGGCGGGCCGCCGATCAAGGAAGAGTTTGACAGCGGCAAGGCGAGCGGCGTCTTCGGGTCGATCCTGCTCAGCCCGAGCCAGCACGGCGGCAAGACGGTCGAACTGATGTTTGACTGGCTGACCAAGGGCACCGTGCCGCCACCGGTCACATTGACCTCAGGCACCGCGATCACCCGCGACAACTATAAGGAAGCGATGGCCAAGGAATCCTCGTGA